One genomic region from Campylobacter concisus encodes:
- a CDS encoding NAD(+) kinase: MKNEQKFNTTNAKKVGLIAKDYPLFRQDLKKLEKILSKYNAEILLEKNCAKRIEKDGFELIKLAKECEFLITLGGDGTIISTCRKLAHISPLVLGIHAGKLGFLTDITINESEKFFKDFFDNKFEVETPFMLDVTLHKNDGKTEQKIAFNDAVIVSKNGGSMTHIEAFLNEKYFNSYYGDGVIVATPAGTTAYNMSANGPIIYPLSEVFTVTPICSHSLTQRPVVLTKNHTVKFRTNSDAILVIDGQDRFDMSKISAVSMSLSNKKARLIRHIGRDYFQILKEKLHWGYND; this comes from the coding sequence ATGAAAAATGAACAAAAATTTAATACCACAAACGCCAAAAAAGTGGGACTTATTGCCAAAGATTATCCATTGTTTAGGCAAGATTTAAAAAAGCTAGAAAAAATTTTATCAAAGTATAACGCAGAAATTTTGCTTGAAAAAAATTGTGCCAAGCGTATAGAAAAAGATGGTTTTGAGCTTATAAAATTAGCTAAAGAGTGTGAATTTTTGATCACACTTGGCGGTGATGGCACTATAATCTCGACTTGTAGAAAACTAGCTCATATCTCGCCACTTGTCCTTGGCATACACGCTGGTAAGCTAGGCTTTTTGACGGATATCACGATAAATGAGAGTGAGAAATTTTTTAAAGACTTTTTTGATAATAAATTTGAGGTAGAAACGCCTTTTATGCTTGATGTGACGCTTCACAAAAATGATGGCAAAACTGAGCAAAAGATAGCATTTAACGACGCAGTCATCGTTAGTAAAAATGGCGGCTCGATGACGCATATCGAGGCGTTTTTAAATGAAAAATACTTTAACTCATATTATGGTGACGGCGTTATAGTAGCGACACCTGCTGGAACAACGGCATATAACATGAGCGCAAATGGCCCTATTATCTATCCATTAAGCGAAGTTTTTACAGTAACTCCCATCTGCTCGCACTCACTTACACAGCGCCCAGTTGTACTTACAAAAAATCACACGGTTAAATTTAGAACAAATAGCGACGCCATTTTAGTAATAGACGGACAAGATAGATTTGATATGAGTAAAATTTCAGCCGTTAGCATGAGCCTTAGCAACAAAAAAGCGAGGCTGATACGCCACATCGGCAGGGATTATTTTCAAATTTTAAAAGAGAAACTTCACTGGGGTTATAATGATTGA
- the aspS gene encoding aspartate--tRNA ligase, translated as MRSHYCTDLSKADIGKEVILCGWANTYRDHGGVVFIDLRDVSGLIQLVCDPADSKEAHDVAAKVRDEYVLKAKGKVRARGEGLTNPKLKTGEIEVIVSELIIENPSEALPFMIGDESVNEDIRLKYRFLDLRSERLQNIFKMRSRAAIAARNSLDKMGFIEFETPVLTRATPEGARDYLVPSRVYPGQFYALPQSPQLFKQLLMCSGFDKYFQIAKCFRDEDLRADRQPEFTQIDIEMSFVEQKDIINMAETMLKDIFKACGYDIKTPFRRMSYKEATETYGSDKPDLRYDLKMVDVIDIFERSSNEIFSSIAKDKKKNRIKALKVPNGDNIFSKREMNRFEEFVRKFGAQGLGYFQMKEEGLKGPLCKFFEQSDLDEIVSRCELKVGDVVFFGAGKKKIVLDYMGRFRIFLAEQMGIIDQDKLEFLWVLDFPMFEQNDDGSYSAMHHPFTMPKNIDEPDLEDILSIAHDVVLNGFELGGGSIRIHKNDIQQKVFKLLGIDEEEQREKFGFLLDALTFGAPPHGGIAIGFDRLNMLVNKASSIRDVIAFPKTQRAQCPLTKAPSHASNEQLRELGLRIREKEQKN; from the coding sequence ATGCGAAGTCATTATTGCACCGATCTTAGTAAAGCTGATATCGGCAAAGAAGTAATACTTTGTGGCTGGGCAAACACGTATAGAGACCACGGTGGCGTTGTTTTCATCGACTTAAGAGATGTTAGTGGGCTTATACAGTTAGTCTGTGACCCTGCTGACAGCAAAGAAGCACACGACGTGGCTGCAAAAGTAAGAGATGAATATGTCTTAAAAGCAAAAGGAAAAGTAAGGGCTAGAGGCGAAGGGCTAACCAATCCAAAGCTAAAAACTGGCGAGATAGAAGTAATAGTAAGTGAGCTAATCATCGAAAATCCAAGCGAGGCATTGCCATTTATGATAGGTGATGAGAGCGTAAACGAGGACATCAGGCTAAAATACCGCTTTTTAGACCTTAGAAGCGAACGCTTGCAAAATATCTTTAAAATGCGTTCTCGTGCAGCGATAGCGGCTAGAAACAGCCTAGATAAAATGGGCTTTATCGAGTTTGAAACTCCGGTTTTAACACGCGCAACTCCAGAAGGAGCGAGAGACTATCTAGTGCCAAGCCGTGTATATCCGGGTCAGTTTTACGCGCTCCCACAAAGCCCACAGCTATTTAAACAGCTTTTGATGTGTTCTGGCTTTGATAAATATTTCCAGATAGCAAAATGCTTCCGCGACGAAGACTTAAGGGCTGATCGACAACCAGAATTTACTCAAATAGACATCGAAATGAGCTTTGTAGAACAAAAAGATATCATAAATATGGCCGAGACGATGCTAAAAGATATCTTTAAAGCCTGCGGATACGACATCAAAACGCCATTTAGACGCATGAGCTACAAAGAGGCTACCGAGACTTACGGCTCAGACAAGCCAGACCTTAGATATGACCTCAAAATGGTCGATGTGATCGATATTTTCGAGCGCTCAAGCAATGAAATTTTTAGCTCTATCGCAAAAGATAAGAAGAAAAACCGTATCAAAGCGCTAAAAGTGCCAAATGGCGACAACATCTTTAGTAAGCGCGAGATGAATAGATTTGAGGAATTTGTACGTAAATTTGGTGCGCAAGGTCTTGGCTACTTCCAAATGAAAGAAGAAGGACTAAAAGGACCACTTTGTAAATTTTTTGAGCAAAGCGATCTTGATGAGATAGTCTCAAGATGTGAGCTAAAAGTTGGTGACGTCGTATTCTTTGGCGCTGGCAAGAAAAAAATCGTGCTTGATTATATGGGAAGATTTAGAATTTTCCTAGCTGAACAAATGGGTATCATCGATCAAGACAAGCTTGAGTTTTTATGGGTGCTTGACTTCCCAATGTTTGAGCAAAACGACGATGGCAGTTACTCTGCGATGCACCATCCATTTACTATGCCAAAAAATATAGACGAGCCTGATCTTGAGGATATCCTCTCTATCGCTCACGACGTCGTACTAAACGGCTTTGAGCTTGGCGGCGGAAGTATAAGAATTCATAAAAACGATATCCAACAAAAAGTCTTTAAGCTTCTTGGCATAGATGAAGAGGAGCAGCGTGAGAAATTTGGCTTCTTGCTTGATGCATTGACATTTGGTGCGCCTCCACATGGTGGTATCGCGATCGGCTTTGATAGGCTAAATATGCTCGTAAATAAAGCAAGCTCGATCCGCGATGTTATAGCCTTTCCTAAAACACAACGTGCTCAGTGCCCACTAACAAAGGCACCAAGCCACGCTAGCAACGAACAGCTTAGGGAGCTAGGACTAAGGATAAGAGAAAAAGAGCAAAAAAATTAA
- a CDS encoding AAA family ATPase → MIDRILIKDYLNFKNVELNFKEGLSVFTGVSGAGKSVLMSAIMAVFGLKDSEARLIEADVEHKFELDEFGIENEEVNIFKLLKDKSTRYFINQQAISKKNLAQVAREHIKYLSAKEANEFENEKFLNLLDRLEISKNEKFKETKQEFEEVFLEFSKISKELATIKEEEKKVEELKELASFEIEKIKSVGPKKGEFEELMETKKRLSKKDKINEAWARADRIFELEHSVNEALNISDLDSGFFEDAMNELRVARDSLNMEELDDVDVESVLDRIEALNAIIRRYGSEEEALEALSKKEKELARYENLSFEKSELEKKFEILSKKANELASALSKARSVNLKELEAMINLYLKELYMPDITLSIEAKKLDILGLDEVYLNLNETSLKNLSSGELNRLRLAFIAASSEITKTGGDVIILDEIDANLSGKEAMSIANVLLKLANFYQIFAISHQPQLSSKANSHFLVERHGENSVVRELDKEERVNELARMISGEHISEEAINFAKGLLK, encoded by the coding sequence ATGATTGATCGAATTTTGATTAAAGATTATCTAAATTTTAAAAATGTCGAGCTAAATTTCAAAGAGGGTCTTAGCGTATTTACGGGCGTTAGCGGCGCTGGTAAGTCGGTGCTAATGAGCGCGATAATGGCTGTTTTTGGGCTAAAAGATAGCGAGGCAAGGCTAATAGAAGCTGATGTGGAGCATAAATTTGAGCTTGATGAGTTTGGCATAGAAAACGAAGAGGTTAATATTTTTAAGCTTTTAAAAGATAAGAGCACGAGATATTTTATAAATCAGCAAGCCATTTCAAAGAAAAATTTAGCCCAAGTGGCGCGCGAGCATATCAAATATCTCTCGGCAAAAGAGGCAAACGAGTTTGAAAATGAGAAATTTCTAAATTTGCTTGATAGGCTAGAAATTTCGAAAAATGAGAAATTTAAAGAAACAAAGCAGGAATTTGAAGAGGTCTTTTTGGAATTTTCTAAAATTTCAAAAGAGCTAGCCACTATAAAAGAGGAAGAGAAAAAGGTCGAGGAGCTAAAGGAGCTTGCTAGCTTTGAGATCGAGAAGATAAAAAGTGTAGGGCCTAAAAAAGGTGAGTTTGAAGAGCTTATGGAAACTAAAAAGAGGCTTAGTAAAAAGGATAAGATAAATGAGGCGTGGGCTAGAGCTGATCGGATATTTGAGCTAGAGCATAGCGTAAATGAGGCACTAAATATCAGCGACCTTGATAGCGGCTTTTTTGAAGATGCGATGAACGAGCTAAGGGTCGCAAGAGATAGCCTAAATATGGAGGAGCTTGACGATGTCGACGTGGAGAGCGTGCTTGATAGGATAGAAGCGCTAAATGCCATCATCAGGCGCTATGGCAGCGAGGAGGAGGCGTTAGAAGCGCTTTCTAAAAAAGAAAAAGAGCTTGCCAGATATGAAAATTTAAGCTTTGAAAAGAGCGAGCTAGAGAAGAAATTTGAAATTTTAAGCAAAAAGGCAAATGAGCTAGCCAGTGCTTTAAGCAAGGCAAGGAGCGTAAATTTAAAAGAGCTTGAGGCGATGATAAATTTATACCTAAAAGAGCTTTATATGCCAGATATTACGCTGAGTATTGAGGCTAAAAAGCTTGATATCTTGGGGCTTGATGAGGTTTATCTAAATTTAAATGAGACCTCACTTAAAAATTTAAGCTCAGGCGAGCTAAACCGCCTAAGGCTGGCCTTCATAGCTGCCTCTAGCGAGATCACAAAAACTGGTGGTGATGTCATTATTTTAGATGAAATAGATGCAAATTTAAGTGGAAAAGAGGCGATGAGTATCGCAAATGTCTTGCTTAAGCTCGCAAATTTTTATCAAATTTTTGCCATTTCACATCAGCCACAGCTTAGCTCAAAGGCAAATTCACACTTTTTGGTAGAGCGTCACGGAGAAAACTCGGTCGTAAGAGAGCTCGATAAAGAGGAGCGTGTAAACGAGCTTGCGCGTATGATAAGCGGCGAACATATAAGCGAAGAAGCAATAAATTTTGC